From Triticum urartu cultivar G1812 chromosome 2, Tu2.1, whole genome shotgun sequence, a single genomic window includes:
- the LOC125537113 gene encoding uncharacterized Rho GTPase-activating protein At5g61530-like isoform X2, with translation MPLVESPQWRRKATDFFSSSSFKLKQAGQSAGDNIADVAGKVGTVVKSRWAIFQDARQRPPQPGDTVQERFISAAANTGVILRKGISETKEKVAVGKVKVEEAAKKTADKSKTILNNIERWQKGVAGNDVFGVPVEATVQREQSGKAVPLILVRCADHLVISGLSNEYLFKSEGDRKVLQQLVSLYNEDSGASLPDGVSPIDVAALIKCYLASIPEPLTTFALYDELKDARVSIDDLKNILKKLPNVNYMTLEFVTALLLRVSRKSALNMMRMMWMLRHKSPWTMVRLQTMVLLR, from the exons ATGCCGCTTGTGGAATCGCCTCAATGGCGGCGGAAGGCCACCGATTTCTTCTCTTCATCTA GCTTCAAGCTGAAGCAGGCAGGGCAATCTGCAGGGGATAATATAGCTGATGTTGCCGGTAAGGTTGGAACAGTGGTGAAGAGTCGGTGGGCTATCTTCCAGGATGCTAGACAGCGACCGCCACAACCAGGAGATACTGTGCAGGAGCGCTTCATCTCTGCTGCTGCCAACACTGGAGTGATTCTGAGGAAGGGCATTTCAGAGACAAAGGAGAAGGTCGCGGTGGGAAAGGTTAAAGTTGAAGAG GCTGCCAAAAAAACTGCGGACAAAAGCAAAACTATTTTGAACAATATTGAACGCTGGCAGAAG GGAGTTGCGGGCAATGATG TTTTTGGTGTTCCTGTTGAAGCCACTGTACAACGGGAGCAATCTGGTAAAGCTGTGCCTCTGATACTGGTGAGGTGTGCAGACCACTTGGTTATATCAG GCTTGAGTAATGAGTACTTGTTCAAATCTGAAGGCGACAGAAAAGTTCTTCAGCAACTAGTTTCACTTTACAATGAGG ATTCGGGCGCATCTTTGCCTGATGGTGTTAGCCCTATTGATGTAGCTGCACTGATCAAGTGCTACCTTGCCAGCATCCCCGAACCGCTTACAACATTTGCTCTTTATGATGAGCTTAAAGATGCGAGGGTTAGCATTGATGATCTTAAGAACATACTGAAGAAGCTTCCAAATGTGAACTACATGACACTAGAATTTGTTACAGCATTGCTACTAAGAGTAAGCCGTAAATCAGCACTCAACATG